The Klebsiella sp. RHBSTW-00484 genome includes a window with the following:
- the gltK gene encoding glutamate/aspartate ABC transporter permease GltK: MYDFDWSSIVPSMPYLLAGLVITLKITVIAIVIGIVWGTILAVMRLSSFLPLAWFAKTYVNVFRSIPLVMVLLWFYLIVPGFLQNVLGLSPKTDIRLISAMIAFSMFEAAYYSEIIRAGIQSISRGQSSAALALGMTHWQSMKLIILPQAFRAMVPLLLTQGIVLFQDTSLVYVLSLADFFRTASTIGERDGTQVEMVLFAGAVYFVISLSASLLVSWLKKRTV, from the coding sequence TGGAGTTCCATTGTTCCCTCCATGCCATACCTGTTGGCTGGCCTGGTTATCACGCTAAAAATCACCGTTATCGCGATTGTTATCGGGATTGTCTGGGGAACAATTCTGGCCGTTATGCGCCTGTCGAGCTTCCTCCCGCTAGCATGGTTTGCTAAAACCTATGTTAACGTTTTTCGCTCTATCCCGCTGGTAATGGTCCTGTTGTGGTTCTATCTGATTGTTCCCGGGTTCCTGCAAAACGTGCTGGGCCTGTCGCCGAAAACCGACATTCGCCTGATTTCAGCGATGATTGCGTTCTCCATGTTTGAAGCGGCGTACTATTCGGAAATTATTCGTGCCGGTATTCAGAGTATCTCACGCGGCCAGTCCAGCGCTGCGCTGGCACTGGGGATGACTCACTGGCAATCCATGAAACTGATTATTTTGCCGCAAGCATTTCGCGCCATGGTGCCACTGCTGCTTACCCAAGGTATCGTCCTGTTTCAGGATACCTCACTGGTCTATGTCCTGAGTCTGGCAGACTTCTTCCGCACCGCCTCTACTATCGGCGAGCGCGACGGAACCCAGGTTGAAATGGTCCTGTTCGCAGGGGCCGTATATTTTGTTATTAGTCTCAGCGCATCGCTGTTGGTCAGCTGGTTGAAGAAAAGGACTGTGTAA